From the genome of Candidatus Dormiibacterota bacterium:
GCACGTCCTTCTGCACGACCGGAACGACGAGGACCTCGGGCGGCGGAACCGGCGGTGCCTGATTGCCTGCGCAGGCGGGTGCGATCAGAAGGCCCGCCAGGACCAGCGCGACGTCGGCGGCGAGGTGCGAGCGACGGCTAAGCGTCATCATTTTCCCTCAGCGGCTGCGCAGGCGGCGCGCCGCCACCGAGCGCCTCCCTCGTGGTCGCCGTAGCCATGGGCGATTGAGCGAGCATTCTAGGCCCGGAGAGGGCCATTCCGTCAACCTCGATCCGAAGCTCCCCCCTGATGGGAACAGGGAGGTCGAGCCGATCAGGCGATGCGACCGGAGGATTACCGTGCCGATGCGTGCCGCTCGGGCTTCGGGGCCAGGCTGAGAAGGTAGTCAACGAGGTCCCAGGTCTCCTCGGGCTTCAGATTGTCGGCGAACGAAGGCATGGGCGTTCCATTCAGCCCGGTCATCAAGACCCGATACAGATCGGCGGCCGTATCGCCCGACTTGTAATGCCCGATCGTGAAATTCGTCGGAGAGATGGAGTTGCCCCAATCGTCCTTGAGATCTTTCGCTGCCGTGCCGTCTCCCCGTCCGGTCTCGCCATGGCAACTCGCGCACCCGAGATTCTCGTACTGTGCCGCCCCCCGCTTGACCGCATCGGCGCTGCGCGGCGGCTCGGCGGGGATCATGAGCGGCGCCGAAGGAGGTTCTTTCCCCCACCTCGGGCTGAAGAGCTGAATGTACGCGATAACGTCTCTTCTGGCGCGCGGCCCGATGACGAACCAGGACGGCATCACCGTCCCATAGACTCCCTTCTGGAGGGTGCGGTCGATGTCTTCGACGGTGGGCAGGGACCCGGTTGCCGTCGAACGCCATTTGAACGTTCCCTGCCGGAAGTCCCGCGGCCTGGGAGTCAATTGGTCGGCGGCATCCCCGGCGCCGTCTCCGTTCTTGCCGTGACAGGAAAGGCAGTAGCGCTGATAGACCACCTTCCCATGCTGCGGATCCCCGGACCTCGTTTCGGCCCGGAGAGGTGCGACCGTAACCGCCAGGAGGAGCAGAGTCGCCACCGAACCGAGCTGTCTCATTGATCCTCCTCTCAAAACGCGACGTCGACGCCGAGAAAGATCCTGTCGACACGCTCGTCGAGGCCTCCGACCGCCGTTCCCTTGATCTGCTGTGTCGAGTACTCCGCCTGCAGGGCATACTCGGCGCGGTAGGTGGACTCCACCGTGTGCCGGAT
Proteins encoded in this window:
- a CDS encoding c-type cytochrome, which codes for MRQLGSVATLLLLAVTVAPLRAETRSGDPQHGKVVYQRYCLSCHGKNGDGAGDAADQLTPRPRDFRQGTFKWRSTATGSLPTVEDIDRTLQKGVYGTVMPSWFVIGPRARRDVIAYIQLFSPRWGKEPPSAPLMIPAEPPRSADAVKRGAAQYENLGCASCHGETGRGDGTAAKDLKDDWGNSISPTNFTIGHYKSGDTAADLYRVLMTGLNGTPMPSFADNLKPEETWDLVDYLLSLAPKPERHASAR